Proteins encoded in a region of the Qingrenia yutianensis genome:
- a CDS encoding beta-sandwich lipoprotein — protein sequence MNKKFISLMILIVTMVSLVGCSEVDKVNYNISKQADYFECERKITVYNARTDNIILEAEGYMSISNNNTNELVITVKTGPNEYKKNYVYLNSYTMYAVEDITGTHTDPYHYKLYWHTEVLPAVEARP from the coding sequence ATGAATAAAAAATTTATATCGTTAATGATTTTAATTGTTACTATGGTTTCTTTAGTGGGTTGCAGTGAGGTTGACAAGGTTAATTACAACATATCGAAACAGGCTGACTATTTTGAATGTGAACGTAAAATTACGGTTTATAACGCCCGAACGGATAACATTATTCTTGAAGCTGAAGGTTATATGAGTATATCGAACAACAACACAAATGAACTTGTTATTACGGTTAAGACCGGTCCGAACGAATATAAAAAGAATTATGTGTATCTCAATAGCTATACGATGTATGCGGTTGAGGACATAACCGGCACACATACGGACCCTTATCACTACAAACTTTACTGGCATACAGAAGTTTTGCCCGCCGTTGAAGCAAGACCGTAA